Part of the Cryptosporangium arvum DSM 44712 genome, TCACGTTCTTCTGCAACGCCGCCTATCGACGCGACACGCTGGGGCGCAAGTACCCGTGGGCGCTCGGCCGCAACTCGAGCGAGGTCTGGCGGGAGATCTGGGGTGACATCGGGCCCCGGATCCGCACCGTGCTCGACACCGGCAAAGCCACCTGGGACGAGGGGCTCCTGCTGTTCCTGGAGCGCTCGGGTTTCCCGGAGGAGACCTACCACACGTTCTCCTACAGCCCGCTGCGCGACGACGACCAGGCGCTGGTCGGGATGCTCTGCGTCGTCAGCGAGGACACCGAGCGCGTCATCGGCGCCCGGCGCATGTCGACGTTGCGCGACCTCGGCTCCGACCCGAGCGTCGTGCGCACCGAACGCGAGACGCTCACGTTCGCCGCCGACCAGCTCCGACGCAACCTGCGTGACCTGCCGTTCTCCGCGATCTACCTGTTCGACCAGGACGGAACCGCGGAGCTCGCCGCCACCTCGGGCATCGAGGCCGGGCACCCGGCCGCGCCGCTCGCGCTGACCGACGGCTCGCCCTGGCCGCTCGACCCGACCCGGCAGGAGCCGACGCTCGTCGACGTGGACAGCGCGTTCTCGGCGACGCTGCCCCGCGGCGACTGGCCGTTGCCGCCGACGAAGGTCCTGCTGGTGCCGCTGCTCCGGCCGGGCGGAACGTCCTACGGCGTCCTGGTCGCCGCGCTCAACCGCTACCGCGACCCCGACGACGCGTCCTACCGCTCGTTCGTCGAGCTGACCGCCACCCACGTGGCCAACGGCCTCGCGAGCGCACGCAGCTACCAGGCCCAGGAGCGTCGCGCCGAGGAACTGGCCGAGCTCGACCGCGCGAAGACCGCGTTCTTCTCCAACATCAGCCACGAGTTCCGCACCCCGCTGACGCTGATCAGCGGCCCGGTGCAGGAGCTGCGTGAGCGCCTGGCCGCCGACGACACCCGCTCCCGCGACGACGTCGAGATGATCCACCGCAACAGCTTGCGGCTGGCGAAGCTGGTCAACACGCTGCTCGACTTCTCGCGCATCGAGGCCGGCCGGATGGAGGCCCGGTTCGAACCGATCGACCTGGCGCTGTTCACCGCGGAGCTCGCCAGCGTGTTCCGGGCGGCGGTGGAGCGCGCCGGCCTGACGCTCGACGTCGACTGTCCCCGGCTCGACCAGCCGGTCCACGTCGACCGGGGAATGTGGGAGAAGGTTGTTCTCAACCTGCTCAGCAACGCGCTGAAGTTCACGTTCGACGGCACGATCCGGGTCGCGGTGACCCAGGACGCGGCCGGGCCGGTCGTGCGGGTCGCCGACACCGGGATCGGCGTTCCGCCGGAGGAGATCCCGCGGCTGTTCGAACGGTTCCACCGCATCCCGATGCCGCGCTCGCGCTCGAACGAGGGCAGCGGCATCGGCCTGGCTCTGGTGCGTGAGCTCGTCGAGCTGCACGGCGGCGAGATCACCGCGGAGAGCGAGCGGGACCGCGGCACGACGTTCACGATCCGCCTGCGGTTCGGGTCCGCGCACCTGCCGGCCGACCAGATCACGGCGACGACCGACGTCGAGCTGCCGGCGAGCACCGCCGAACCGTTCGTCCAGGAGGCCCTGCGGTGGCTCCCCGACGACTCCGCCGCCCTCGGCGACGCGTCCGTCGTCCGGCCGCTGACCGCGGGCGACGCTCCCCGGGCCCGGGTGCTGGTCGCCGACGACAACGCGGACATGCGCGACTACCTGCAGCGGCTGCTGCGCGGCCGGTACGACGTCACGACGGTCGTCGACGGCACCGCCGCCCTCGGTTTCGCCCGCGCGCACACTCCCGACCTGATCGTCAGCGACGTCATGATGCCGGGCCTGGACGGCTTGGAGCTGGTCGCCGCCCTCCGGTCCGACACCCGCACCGCCGGCATCCCGGTCCTGCTGCTGTCGGCGCGGGCCGGGCAGGAAGCCGCGGTCGAGGGCCTCTCCGCGGGCGCGGACGACTACCTGGTCAAGCCGTTCGCGGCCCAGGAACTGCTCGCGCGGGTGCGCACGATCGTCGACCTCGCGAGCCTGCGCAACCATCACGCGCAGTGGCGCGCGGCGCTCGTCGACTCGCTGCAGGAAGGGTTCTTCGTCGCCGACGGCGACGGGGCGGTCGTCGAGGTGAACGCGGCCTTCACCGACATCCTCGGCTACCCGGCCGAGGACCTGCCGTACCCGGCGCCCCAGCCCTGGTGGCCGGACGCGCGCGCCGACCCCGCCGCGTACGAACAGGTCGTTGAGGCCTACCGCCGGGTGGTGGAGGGCCCCTACGGGGCTTTCACGATCCCGCTGCAGCACCGCGACGGTCACCGGCTGTGGGCCGCCGTGTCGATCAACTTCGTCGACGACGACCGCAGCGAGAAGATGATCGTCGGCACGATCCGGAACGTCACCGCGGAACACCGGGCCGCGCAGCGTGACGCCGCGCTGAACGCGATGAACGAGCGGCTCGGGGCGGCCAGGACCGTGCCCGAGGTGTTGCAGGCCGGCGTAGACCAGCTCCGCCAGCAGTGGCGGGCGAAAGCGGTGTTCGCCCGCGGTTCCGGGGTGGCCGCCCAGTCCGGCCCCGGTGACGAACCGCCCGGCCACCTCGACACCGGCTCGCCGGGCATCCGCATCGAGGGGGACCGCGGCCGCCCCACCGGGGCCGGGACGACCGTCGACTCCGCGCTCGGCCCGGTCGCGCTCTGGCTGGTGCTCGATCCGGCTCGGGGGTTCGGCCCCGAGGACGACGCCCTGCTGGGGCTGCTGCGCGGGTCACTGGCCCAGGCACTGCAGCGCGCGTACGCGTTCGACCAGCAGCGCGCCGTCGCCGAAGCGCTCCAGCGCTCGATCCTCGGACCCTCGGTGCTGCCCGGCGGTTTCGCGGTGCGCTACCAGCCGGCCGGGCGTCCGCTCGAGGTCGGCGGGGACTGGTACGACGCGGTCGACCTGCCGGACGGGCGGATCGGCATCATGGTCGGCGACTGCGTGGGCCGGGGACTGGTCGCGGCCACGGTGATGGGGCAGCTGCGCAGCGCCGGGCGCGCGTTGCTGCTGCAGGAAACCGGTCCGGCCGCGGTGCTCACCGCGCTCGACAAGTTCGCCCGGCTGCTGCCGGGAGCCGCGTGCACCACCGCGTTCTGCGGCATCCTCGACGCCGACACCGGCCGGCTCGTCTACAGCAGCGCCGGCCACCCGCCGGGCATCGTGACCCACCCCGACGGGAGCACCGAGCTGCTCGAATCCGGGCGCGGGACGCCGCTGGGCCTGCGGCGCGAGAACGGGCGTACCGACGCCACGATCATGCTCCCGGGCCGGTCGGTGCTGCTGCTCTACACCGACGGGCTGGTCGAACGGCGGCGCCTGTCGATCGACGTCGGCATCCAGCAGGCCGCCGGTACGGTGCGGGACCACCGCACGCTTCCGGTGGAGGAACTCGCCGACCAGGTGATGGACGAGTTGGCCGGCCAGGACGGCACCGCCGACGACGTGGCCCTGCTGCTCTATCGCCACCCGGCACCGCTCGACGTCTCATTCGACGCCCGCGAGCGCGAACTCGCCGGGGTCCGCTCCACGTTCCGGGAGTGGCTCGGTCGCGCCGGGCTGCGGCCGCTCGACGCCCAGAACGTCCTGATCGCCACCGGTGAAGCATGCGCCAACGCCGTCGAACACGGATACCGTGGCGCCGACGGGCGCGTCCGGCTGGTCGCCAGCACCCTGGGCGACGATCTGCGCGTGACCGTGTCCGACGAGGGTAGTTGGAAAGACACCACGGGCACGCCGCACCGCGGTCACGGGCTCCCCCTGATCCGCTCACTGATGGCCGATGTCACCCTGCACACCGGTGCGACCGGCACCACCGTAGAAATGGCCACGAGGATCGCTACATGACTGCCCCCCTGCGCATCACCACCGGCGTCACCGAGGACGGCCGCGCCCGGCTCACCGCCACCGGCGAGATCGACCTGAGCAACGCCGCGGACTTCCGGGACCGCCTGGCGGCCGAGGTGACCCCCGACGGCAGCCGGCTCCTCGTCGACCTGACCGGCGTCGACTACCTCGACAGCGCGGCGCTCGCGGCGCTGTTCGTGCACGCGGACCGGATCGAGGTGCACATCGCGCCGCTGAACGAGTACCTGCTGACGGTGTGCGGCCTCACTCAGCTGACCGACGTGCACGTGATCCGGCCGGAGGATTCCGAGTCCCGCTCATGATTCGCGGCCCGCTGCCGACGAGGTAGACGGGCTGTTTTTTTCCGACGCCCCGACTCCTGATCTCGGACGCGAGGGCGTGAGGTCATGCGGAAGCCCAGGAGAACGAGCCGGCCACTGTTCGCCGGCGGGATGGTGGCCACGGCCGCACTGGCCGCGGGCGTGCTGACACCGGGCACCGGAGCCGCCGCCGACACCGAGCCCGTCGTCACGGCAATCGCGGTCCGCGCGGGCGGGTCCGCGTCGACCGGCGCGAGCGCGCGCGGGTCCGCGTCGGCCGGCGCGGGTGCGGACGGGGTGGTGCGGGTGGCGCGGCGGATGGAGCTGGGTAGTGCGGCCGCGCCGTCCGGTGGGGCGCTGGCGTTGGCGGCGCAGCCCGCGGGGGTACCGCTCGCCGGCGACCACGAGTTCACGCCCGACGGCCGGAACCGGGTCCTGCGGGCCTCGGCCGGCGGTCCGCGGTTCGCCGCGGTCGGCGTGAGCTGGCGCCGCGACGTGCGCCTCGGCGACGTGAGCGTGGCGATCCGCACCCGGCCCCGCGGAACCCCGAAGTGGTCCGCGTGGACCGCGAACGCCTACCACGGCGCGAACAACCGGGCCGGGCGAACCGGCCCCGGCCTGACCTGGACCGGCGACGCCGACGCGGTCGAGGTCGTGCTCACCGGCGTGCGCGGCCGCCCACCGAAGGACGTCACGGTCGACCTGCTCGACCCCGGCCCCGAACGGACGACCTTCCAGGGCCTGCCGGCCGCAGCCGCGCAGCCGACGCGCTACGGCAACGGCGTGGTCGCCGTCCACCGCCGCAGCACCTGGGGCGCCAGCGGATCCTACCTGCGCAAACGTCCCCAGTACGCGGCCGCGGTCCGCGCCGTCGTGCTGCACCACACCGCCACCACGAACGACTACCGGGCCGACGACGTGCCCCGCATCATCCGGTCGATCTACTACTACATGTCGGTCACCGAACGGTACGGCGACATCGGCTACAACGTGCTCGTCGACAAGTTCGGACGCCTCTGGGAGGGCCGCGCCGGTGGCCTCGACAAGCCGGTCATCGGCATCCACGCCGGTGGCTTCAACTCCGGCACCTCGGGCATCGCCGTGATCGGCAGCCACGACACCCAGCCGATCAGCCCGGCCGCACGCGAGGCCATCGCCCGCTACGCGGCGTTCAAGCTGGGCCGGTACGGCATCGACCCGCTCTCGACCCAGCGGCTCACCGGCGGCCCGTCGACCCGCTTCACCCGACGCGCGACCGTGAGCATCCCGGCGATCTCCCCGCACCGTGCCACCAGCCGCACGGCCTGCCCCGGCGACGAGGGCCTCGCCGTCCTGCCGGCCGTCCGCGCCCGGGCGAAGACCTTGATCGGCCGGTACGGGCTGAACGCGGCCTGACGGGGGACTCACCGTCCATGGTGAGCTCATTCGCGCAGTGGACGCTGGACGTGCGTGACGTCGGCCGGATGGCGGAGTTCTGGTCGGGGGCGGCGGCCACGGTGGACTGCCGGCCTCGGAAACCGGGCCTAGTGTCGAGTCGTGGAGAATCAGGCGATCGCGGAGTTCCGGGGTGGGGCGCCGACGGCGTCGGCGCGGCTGCGGATCGAGGGGCCTCCGGAGACGTTGCCGTCGTTGCTGCCGGTGACGGATCTGGCCGTCGCGGCCGTCGCGGCGGCCGGTCTCGCGGCCGCTGACCTGCTCGCCGCGCGGGGCGGTGGGGTCGGTGAGTGCGTGGTGGACCGGCGGGCGGTCGCGGTGGCGTTCACCAGCGAACGCCACCTGCGCCTCGACGGGGCCGAGGTCGGCGGCTGGGCCAGGCTGTCCGGTTTCTTCCGGACGCGAGACGGCTGGGTACGCACGCACGCGAACTATCCGCACCACGAGGAGCGGCTGCTCGCCGCGCTCGGACTGCCGTCCGGTTCCGATCGCGCCGCGGTCGCCGCGCACCTGGCCCGGCGGAACGCCGCGGACGTCGAGGACACGGTCACCGCGGCCGGCGGCCTGGCCGTGGCCGTCCGCTCCCCCGACGCGTGGGCCGCGTCCCTCGCCGGCCGGGCCGCGTCCACCGGCCCGGTAGTGGACGTCGAACCCACGCCCGTCGGAGCGCCGGCCGCCGCCGGCCCAGGGTCGACGCCGGTCGCGGACGGTGGTGCGCCGGCGGCGGGAGTGCGGGTGCTGGACCTGACCCGGGTGATCGCCGGGCCGGTGGCCACGCGGACGC contains:
- a CDS encoding N-acetylmuramoyl-L-alanine amidase, with the protein product MRKPRRTSRPLFAGGMVATAALAAGVLTPGTGAAADTEPVVTAIAVRAGGSASTGASARGSASAGAGADGVVRVARRMELGSAAAPSGGALALAAQPAGVPLAGDHEFTPDGRNRVLRASAGGPRFAAVGVSWRRDVRLGDVSVAIRTRPRGTPKWSAWTANAYHGANNRAGRTGPGLTWTGDADAVEVVLTGVRGRPPKDVTVDLLDPGPERTTFQGLPAAAAQPTRYGNGVVAVHRRSTWGASGSYLRKRPQYAAAVRAVVLHHTATTNDYRADDVPRIIRSIYYYMSVTERYGDIGYNVLVDKFGRLWEGRAGGLDKPVIGIHAGGFNSGTSGIAVIGSHDTQPISPAAREAIARYAAFKLGRYGIDPLSTQRLTGGPSTRFTRRATVSIPAISPHRATSRTACPGDEGLAVLPAVRARAKTLIGRYGLNAA
- a CDS encoding SpoIIE family protein phosphatase, producing MSGDRSPAGLDVFASDPEVGADLARVDWRATPLGPPAGWSQSLRTAVNILLPSRFPMWMAWGPELTFFCNAAYRRDTLGRKYPWALGRNSSEVWREIWGDIGPRIRTVLDTGKATWDEGLLLFLERSGFPEETYHTFSYSPLRDDDQALVGMLCVVSEDTERVIGARRMSTLRDLGSDPSVVRTERETLTFAADQLRRNLRDLPFSAIYLFDQDGTAELAATSGIEAGHPAAPLALTDGSPWPLDPTRQEPTLVDVDSAFSATLPRGDWPLPPTKVLLVPLLRPGGTSYGVLVAALNRYRDPDDASYRSFVELTATHVANGLASARSYQAQERRAEELAELDRAKTAFFSNISHEFRTPLTLISGPVQELRERLAADDTRSRDDVEMIHRNSLRLAKLVNTLLDFSRIEAGRMEARFEPIDLALFTAELASVFRAAVERAGLTLDVDCPRLDQPVHVDRGMWEKVVLNLLSNALKFTFDGTIRVAVTQDAAGPVVRVADTGIGVPPEEIPRLFERFHRIPMPRSRSNEGSGIGLALVRELVELHGGEITAESERDRGTTFTIRLRFGSAHLPADQITATTDVELPASTAEPFVQEALRWLPDDSAALGDASVVRPLTAGDAPRARVLVADDNADMRDYLQRLLRGRYDVTTVVDGTAALGFARAHTPDLIVSDVMMPGLDGLELVAALRSDTRTAGIPVLLLSARAGQEAAVEGLSAGADDYLVKPFAAQELLARVRTIVDLASLRNHHAQWRAALVDSLQEGFFVADGDGAVVEVNAAFTDILGYPAEDLPYPAPQPWWPDARADPAAYEQVVEAYRRVVEGPYGAFTIPLQHRDGHRLWAAVSINFVDDDRSEKMIVGTIRNVTAEHRAAQRDAALNAMNERLGAARTVPEVLQAGVDQLRQQWRAKAVFARGSGVAAQSGPGDEPPGHLDTGSPGIRIEGDRGRPTGAGTTVDSALGPVALWLVLDPARGFGPEDDALLGLLRGSLAQALQRAYAFDQQRAVAEALQRSILGPSVLPGGFAVRYQPAGRPLEVGGDWYDAVDLPDGRIGIMVGDCVGRGLVAATVMGQLRSAGRALLLQETGPAAVLTALDKFARLLPGAACTTAFCGILDADTGRLVYSSAGHPPGIVTHPDGSTELLESGRGTPLGLRRENGRTDATIMLPGRSVLLLYTDGLVERRRLSIDVGIQQAAGTVRDHRTLPVEELADQVMDELAGQDGTADDVALLLYRHPAPLDVSFDARERELAGVRSTFREWLGRAGLRPLDAQNVLIATGEACANAVEHGYRGADGRVRLVASTLGDDLRVTVSDEGSWKDTTGTPHRGHGLPLIRSLMADVTLHTGATGTTVEMATRIAT
- a CDS encoding STAS domain-containing protein; translated protein: MTAPLRITTGVTEDGRARLTATGEIDLSNAADFRDRLAAEVTPDGSRLLVDLTGVDYLDSAALAALFVHADRIEVHIAPLNEYLLTVCGLTQLTDVHVIRPEDSESRS